One genomic region from Campylobacter concisus encodes:
- a CDS encoding 7-carboxy-7-deazaguanine synthase QueE, whose amino-acid sequence MSKELELVEAFLSIQGEGAYQGRLAIFLRFLGCNLNCSGFGVQTKSLKTGESLLGCDSIRAVFKGHFDHKTYNADEILSLVDGLCKGLKQKPIIVLTGGEPLIWHENENFINLVKKLLEDYEVHFETNGTILVDFTKYEIYKKCHFALGVKLANSGVSEQKRINLDAILAIKNNARSSFLKFVLSHFDKSELDEIINIKNQVDLPVWCMAIGANRAELNENALKTAEFAIKYGFNYSERIHIRLWSDKEGV is encoded by the coding sequence ATGAGCAAAGAGCTAGAGCTAGTTGAGGCGTTTTTAAGTATTCAAGGCGAGGGAGCTTACCAAGGCAGGCTCGCCATATTTTTACGCTTTTTAGGTTGCAACCTAAACTGCTCTGGCTTTGGCGTGCAAACAAAGTCTTTAAAAACCGGTGAAAGCCTACTAGGATGCGATAGTATAAGGGCTGTTTTTAAAGGGCATTTTGATCACAAAACATACAACGCAGATGAAATTTTAAGCTTAGTTGATGGGCTTTGCAAAGGCCTAAAGCAAAAACCTATCATTGTTTTGACAGGTGGTGAACCGCTCATCTGGCATGAAAATGAAAATTTTATAAATTTGGTAAAGAAATTGCTTGAAGATTATGAAGTGCATTTTGAGACAAATGGCACGATTTTAGTTGATTTTACTAAATATGAAATTTATAAAAAATGCCATTTTGCACTTGGTGTAAAACTAGCAAATAGCGGAGTTAGCGAGCAAAAACGCATAAATTTAGATGCTATTTTGGCTATTAAAAATAATGCAAGAAGTAGCTTTTTAAAATTTGTCCTATCACACTTTGACAAAAGCGAGTTAGACGAAATTATAAATATAAAAAATCAAGTTGATTTGCCAGTTTGGTGTATGGCAATAGGGGCGAATAGAGCTGAGCTAAACGAAAATGCTTTAAAAACAGCAGAATTTGCCATAAAGTATGGATTTAACTACTCGGAGCGTATCCACATCAGGCTTTGGAGCGATAAAGAAGGTGTTTGA
- a CDS encoding phosphatidylglycerophosphate synthase, with product MNELENLKEIGIKEISRKTHIEPTFLQYIFDKNFEKLSRLNIRGYAKILQREYDVDLSELLAEYDAFMQENTPDESHKTKVTPKISSYTPKDITIQKQSGSGGAGFLFWLIILAIIAGGAYHFDAYKYIENFLSFLNDENKSVSYSQSSIVNEVKKNIIDTNITISQNSPKIEANISNVKISAPVEQNVTTSPANMEQNVVKPSMVAQPAPKIEQNITKPLNEAVITPKQRVWIGIINLENGQKVSNDTSKSININLDQRQLVVCGNGNIELKIGDKVTKYNPSRPARFLVENGEMKFVSYDEFVELNKGKSW from the coding sequence ATGAATGAATTAGAGAATTTAAAAGAGATAGGTATAAAGGAAATTTCACGTAAAACGCATATTGAGCCTACATTTTTACAATATATTTTTGATAAAAATTTTGAAAAATTATCACGTTTAAACATTAGAGGTTATGCCAAAATTTTACAACGTGAATATGATGTTGATTTGAGCGAATTGCTCGCTGAATATGATGCCTTTATGCAAGAAAACACTCCAGATGAGAGTCACAAAACTAAAGTTACTCCAAAAATTTCTTCTTACACTCCAAAAGATATTACCATACAAAAACAAAGCGGTAGTGGCGGTGCTGGATTTTTATTTTGGCTCATCATTTTAGCTATTATCGCTGGTGGGGCATATCATTTTGATGCTTACAAATATATCGAGAATTTTTTATCGTTTTTAAATGACGAGAATAAAAGCGTGAGCTATTCGCAGTCAAGTATAGTAAATGAGGTGAAGAAAAATATCATCGATACAAATATCACCATCTCTCAAAATAGCCCTAAAATAGAAGCAAACATATCAAACGTAAAAATTTCAGCTCCAGTTGAGCAAAATGTGACAACAAGTCCTGCAAACATGGAGCAAAATGTTGTGAAGCCAAGCATGGTAGCTCAGCCAGCTCCTAAGATAGAGCAAAACATTACAAAGCCACTAAATGAGGCGGTTATTACACCAAAACAACGTGTCTGGATAGGGATAATTAATCTTGAAAATGGTCAAAAAGTATCAAACGACACAAGTAAAAGCATAAATATAAATTTAGACCAAAGACAGCTCGTAGTTTGTGGAAATGGCAACATTGAGCTAAAGATCGGCGATAAGGTAACAAAATATAATCCAAGTCGTCCAGCTAGATTTTTAGTGGAAAATGGAGAGATGAAATTTGTGAGCTATGATGAGTTTGTAGAACTTAACAAGGGTAAATCTTGGTAA
- the rsmI gene encoding 16S rRNA (cytidine(1402)-2'-O)-methyltransferase, which translates to MLYFIPTPIGNLEDISLRAIRILRECEIAICEDTRVCKSLINLLNERFDASINISKFIPLHTHNEDDFFTNLSDDFFSRNVAYMSDAGMPGISDPGVSLVRYAQKNDIKYEILSGANAALLSVVASGLCDKEFVFLGFLPNTGRDRALAIQNALNLAYPAVIYESPKRILGLVQSIANLEPEREIFAIKEATKKFESKFKDSAKNLVQILEKANLSGEWAIVISKSDKTATQNITKDEILLLDLAPKVKAKLLNKITGEDVKKIYDELTKA; encoded by the coding sequence TTGCTCTACTTTATTCCTACTCCAATAGGAAATTTAGAAGATATCTCGCTTCGTGCGATTAGAATTTTGCGTGAATGCGAGATAGCTATTTGCGAAGATACAAGAGTCTGCAAAAGTCTTATAAACTTGCTAAATGAACGTTTTGACGCAAGTATAAATATATCAAAATTTATTCCACTTCACACCCATAACGAAGATGACTTTTTCACAAATTTAAGTGATGATTTTTTTAGCAGAAATGTAGCCTACATGAGCGATGCTGGTATGCCAGGTATCAGCGATCCTGGAGTAAGTCTAGTAAGATACGCTCAAAAAAATGATATCAAATACGAAATTTTAAGCGGAGCAAACGCCGCACTTCTAAGCGTGGTCGCAAGCGGGCTTTGCGATAAAGAATTTGTTTTCCTAGGCTTTTTACCAAATACCGGCAGAGACAGAGCTTTAGCTATACAAAATGCTTTAAATTTAGCCTATCCAGCCGTGATCTATGAAAGCCCAAAACGCATACTAGGCTTAGTACAAAGTATCGCAAATCTAGAGCCTGAGAGAGAAATTTTTGCCATAAAAGAGGCCACAAAAAAATTTGAGAGTAAGTTTAAAGATAGTGCTAAAAATTTAGTCCAAATTTTAGAAAAAGCAAATTTAAGTGGAGAGTGGGCGATTGTCATCTCAAAAAGTGACAAAACAGCCACTCAAAATATCACAAAAGATGAGATACTTTTGCTTGATCTTGCTCCAAAAGTAAAAGCAAAATTGCTTAACAAAATAACTGGAGAAGATGTAAAAAAGATATATGATGAACTTACGAAAGCTTAA
- a CDS encoding DUF6115 domain-containing protein has protein sequence MEIYIFLGFGIVLAIIVALMLIKDSETNKKFARFERAIESVMQDNFNLKKQISMLEGEAFKNSEQYEPLKKQIKENIDLQINEKIVPIIRAIKSIERVIDDFATEQKDRIVSLEERTRDINKIAPSVINEEEQILKMFKDGKSAAMIAKDLHVGMGRVEFVLKFHKLA, from the coding sequence ATGGAAATTTATATTTTTTTAGGCTTTGGTATCGTTTTGGCGATAATAGTAGCTTTGATGTTGATAAAAGATAGTGAGACAAATAAAAAATTTGCGAGATTTGAGCGAGCGATAGAAAGCGTTATGCAAGACAATTTCAATCTAAAAAAGCAAATTTCAATGCTTGAGGGCGAGGCGTTTAAAAATAGTGAACAATATGAGCCACTTAAAAAACAGATAAAAGAAAATATTGATTTGCAAATAAATGAGAAGATTGTGCCAATAATTCGTGCGATTAAGAGCATCGAGCGAGTAATTGATGATTTTGCAACAGAGCAAAAAGATAGGATAGTTAGTCTTGAAGAGCGAACAAGAGATATTAATAAAATCGCACCAAGTGTCATCAATGAAGAAGAGCAAATTTTAAAAATGTTTAAAGATGGAAAGAGTGCAGCTATGATCGCAAAAGACCTTCATGTTGGAATGGGGCGAGTCGAATTTGTGCTTAAATTTCATAAATTAGCCTAA
- the rlmB gene encoding 23S rRNA (guanosine(2251)-2'-O)-methyltransferase RlmB: MIIYGKQLFLHILNKRPQILEEIYLSKECDKKLFYKICGTGKKIIRVDNQKAQSLARGGNHQGFLANVSEFEFSDITELKKLNFIAILYGISDVGNIGAIARSAYALGCEGLVIVAKSINMQGVLRSSSGAAYEIPIAIFEDGLSLLNELKQFGFKIYATASNGKNVKEMKFAGKRALVMGSEGEGIPQKALAKCDECIGIKLKEGWDSLNVSAAFAIICDRMIDE; the protein is encoded by the coding sequence ATGATAATATACGGAAAACAACTATTTTTACATATTTTGAACAAGCGACCACAGATATTAGAAGAGATATATCTATCAAAAGAGTGTGACAAAAAACTCTTCTATAAAATTTGTGGTACGGGCAAAAAAATTATTCGCGTGGATAATCAAAAAGCGCAGTCTTTAGCTCGCGGTGGAAACCATCAAGGTTTTTTAGCGAATGTTAGTGAGTTTGAATTTTCAGATATTACTGAGCTTAAAAAGCTAAATTTTATCGCCATTCTTTACGGCATAAGCGATGTTGGCAATATCGGTGCTATCGCTAGAAGTGCTTATGCTCTAGGCTGCGAAGGTCTTGTGATAGTGGCAAAAAGTATAAATATGCAAGGCGTTTTAAGATCAAGTAGCGGCGCTGCCTATGAGATACCAATAGCGATTTTTGAAGATGGGCTTAGTTTGCTAAATGAACTAAAGCAATTTGGCTTTAAAATTTATGCAACAGCAAGTAATGGCAAAAACGTAAAAGAGATGAAGTTTGCCGGTAAAAGAGCTTTGGTGATGGGCTCAGAGGGCGAAGGCATACCGCAAAAAGCTCTAGCAAAGTGTGATGAGTGTATTGGTATAAAGTTAAAAGAGGGCTGGGACTCCTTAAATGTAAGTGCAGCTTTTGCAATAATTTGTGACAGGATGATAGATGAATGA
- the mqnP gene encoding menaquinone biosynthesis prenyltransferase MqnP, protein MIEKLKIIAELIVFKHSVFALPFIFVAMIVASKIESGSAWFGLKLLILGTFCAVSARNFAMAFNRYKDEDIDKLNPRTASRPSVDGRIGRSNMQLFIAVNAFIFIVCAYFINSLAFWLSFPILAVLGGYSLFKRFSELAHLVLGLSLGLAPIAGVVAVSAAIPLWSVLLCLGVTFWVAGFDLLYSLQDMKFDKENKLFSIPAIYGDKATLFLSAIFHALAFIFWLLFAWAAGLGAMTFFGILVSGVILFFEHRIVRRDFSKIDRAFFTLNGYLGILFFIFVWISVL, encoded by the coding sequence ATGATAGAAAAATTAAAAATTATTGCTGAACTTATCGTTTTTAAGCATTCTGTTTTTGCTTTGCCTTTTATTTTTGTTGCGATGATAGTTGCTAGCAAGATAGAAAGTGGCTCTGCTTGGTTTGGCTTAAAACTGCTTATCTTAGGTACTTTTTGTGCTGTTAGTGCTAGAAATTTTGCTATGGCTTTTAATAGATATAAAGACGAAGATATAGATAAACTAAATCCGCGAACCGCGAGCCGCCCGAGCGTTGATGGTCGTATCGGCAGGAGCAATATGCAGCTTTTTATTGCGGTAAATGCGTTTATTTTTATTGTATGCGCTTATTTTATAAATTCGCTCGCATTTTGGCTAAGTTTTCCTATTTTAGCTGTTCTTGGTGGATATTCGCTATTTAAACGCTTTAGCGAGCTAGCACACTTGGTGCTTGGACTTAGCCTAGGTCTTGCTCCCATCGCTGGCGTGGTCGCAGTGAGCGCTGCTATACCGCTTTGGAGCGTGCTACTTTGCCTTGGTGTGACATTTTGGGTAGCTGGATTTGACTTGCTTTACTCACTTCAGGATATGAAATTTGATAAAGAAAACAAGCTCTTTAGCATACCAGCTATTTACGGCGACAAGGCTACGCTGTTTCTATCGGCTATTTTTCACGCTTTAGCTTTTATATTTTGGCTACTTTTTGCTTGGGCAGCTGGGCTTGGAGCGATGACATTTTTTGGAATTTTAGTAAGTGGCGTTATTTTATTTTTTGAGCATAGGATCGTAAGACGCGACTTTAGCAAGATAGATAGAGCATTTTTTACATTAAATGGCTATTTGGGAATTTTATTTTTTATCTTTGTTTGGATTAGCGTATTATGA
- a CDS encoding LL-diaminopimelate aminotransferase → MFDEIRFNTIERLPNYVFAEVNAIKMAARRAGEDIIDFSMGNPEGRTPQHIVDKLCESAQKDKTHGYSASAGIYKLRLAICNWYKRKYGVNLDPDTEAVATMGSKEGFVHLAQAVINPGDVAIVPDPAYPIHTQAFLFAGGSVAKMPLHYNDKFELDENKFFENLIQTIHASSPKPKYVVVNFPHNPTTVTVQKSFYERLVSIAKQERFYVISDIAYADLTFDGYKTPSIFEVDGAKDVAVECYTLSKSYNMAGWRVGFMCGNKRLCAALKKIKSWVDYGMFTPIQVAATVALDGDQSCVEEIRQIYEKRRDVMIEAFAQAGWELKKPSSSMFIWAKLPSKVSHLGSLEFSKQLLTKASVAVSPGIGFGEGGNDYVRLALIENENRIRQAARNIKKYLKEFE, encoded by the coding sequence GTGTTTGATGAGATAAGATTTAATACAATTGAGCGTTTGCCAAACTACGTTTTTGCCGAAGTAAATGCAATAAAAATGGCTGCACGAAGAGCTGGCGAGGACATCATCGACTTTTCTATGGGTAATCCTGAGGGTAGAACGCCACAGCACATTGTCGATAAACTATGTGAAAGCGCGCAAAAGGACAAGACTCACGGCTACTCAGCCAGTGCTGGAATTTACAAGCTCCGCCTTGCCATTTGCAACTGGTACAAAAGAAAATACGGCGTAAATTTAGACCCAGATACCGAAGCAGTCGCCACGATGGGTAGCAAAGAGGGCTTTGTTCACTTAGCTCAAGCCGTGATAAACCCAGGCGATGTGGCTATCGTGCCTGATCCTGCTTATCCGATACACACGCAAGCGTTTTTATTTGCTGGCGGAAGTGTCGCAAAGATGCCACTTCACTACAATGATAAATTTGAGCTAGATGAGAATAAATTTTTTGAAAATTTGATCCAAACTATACATGCAAGCTCACCAAAGCCAAAATATGTAGTTGTAAATTTCCCTCACAATCCAACGACCGTGACAGTGCAAAAGAGCTTTTACGAGCGCCTTGTAAGCATCGCAAAACAAGAGAGATTTTACGTCATATCTGACATCGCCTACGCTGATCTTACATTTGATGGTTACAAAACGCCAAGTATCTTTGAAGTAGATGGCGCAAAAGATGTCGCAGTCGAGTGCTACACACTTTCAAAAAGCTATAACATGGCTGGCTGGAGAGTTGGCTTTATGTGCGGAAATAAAAGGCTTTGTGCTGCACTTAAAAAGATAAAATCATGGGTTGATTACGGTATGTTTACGCCGATACAGGTGGCTGCCACAGTTGCACTTGATGGCGATCAAAGCTGCGTTGAAGAGATACGCCAAATTTATGAAAAAAGAAGAGATGTGATGATAGAGGCCTTTGCCCAGGCTGGCTGGGAGCTTAAAAAACCAAGCTCTAGTATGTTTATCTGGGCAAAGCTACCATCAAAAGTTAGTCATCTGGGCAGCCTTGAGTTTTCAAAGCAGCTTCTTACAAAAGCATCGGTTGCCGTTAGCCCGGGTATTGGTTTTGGCGAGGGCGGAAACGACTATGTGCGTCTAGCTCTTATCGAAAATGAAAATAGAATAAGACAAGCAGCAAGAAATATAAAAAAATATTTGAAAGAATTTGAATGA
- a CDS encoding FAD-dependent oxidoreductase, producing MGKVAIIGDSFSALFTAYELAKKGEEILIISSQKDDFTNGILAPFGTHALAKDGAISSSFMGLVSKKSKLDISICLNENFRAWMTNFTLKSTKAHDKKMQILFSKFGKKSFEILRELNNKYPQINFDESGVYLLFSNDESFKKRLDEIKVAHSEQEILSVDKELANFGLINKNIKGAINLANNASIDTNELKKALINELNSLGVKFINDEIYELKTQGQIVQKATGNNGEYEADNFVIASKNLELSNKLGTSLNAILAKFYTIDLSLNEGQIPKKPIILNDLFAKIYPTKNGVMIITNLQVGAIDTLVKTEKINAFLNELKIHLGISELKEPSFRANYVLLSSNDKPALGRDNIYSNLIYNQAYGLNELSFAPYFAGVLASLIKDSKNNEENDEILLFSSFYEG from the coding sequence ATGGGCAAAGTAGCGATTATTGGAGATAGTTTTAGTGCGTTATTTACGGCTTACGAATTAGCTAAAAAGGGTGAAGAAATTTTAATTATTAGCAGCCAAAAAGATGATTTTACAAATGGAATTTTAGCACCCTTTGGCACACACGCTCTTGCAAAAGATGGAGCAATATCTAGCTCATTTATGGGGCTAGTTAGCAAAAAAAGCAAGCTTGATATAAGTATTTGCTTAAATGAAAATTTTAGAGCTTGGATGACAAATTTTACACTTAAATCAACCAAAGCTCACGACAAAAAGATGCAAATTTTGTTTTCAAAATTTGGTAAGAAAAGCTTTGAAATTTTAAGAGAGCTAAACAACAAATATCCGCAGATAAATTTCGATGAAAGCGGCGTTTATCTACTTTTTAGCAATGACGAAAGCTTTAAAAAAAGACTTGATGAGATAAAGGTTGCCCATAGCGAGCAAGAAATTTTAAGCGTAGATAAAGAGCTTGCAAATTTTGGGCTAATAAATAAAAACATAAAAGGCGCTATAAATTTAGCCAACAACGCAAGCATTGATACAAATGAGCTCAAAAAAGCTTTGATAAACGAGCTAAATTCTCTTGGGGTAAAATTTATAAATGATGAAATTTATGAGCTAAAAACGCAAGGACAAATAGTGCAAAAAGCTACCGGCAATAACGGCGAATATGAGGCCGATAACTTTGTGATCGCTTCAAAAAATTTAGAGCTTTCAAATAAGCTAGGCACGAGCTTAAATGCGATTTTGGCTAAATTTTACACCATTGATCTTAGCCTAAACGAAGGGCAAATCCCTAAAAAACCAATCATTTTAAATGATCTATTTGCCAAAATTTATCCAACTAAAAATGGCGTTATGATTATTACAAATTTACAAGTCGGCGCTATCGATACGCTTGTTAAAACTGAAAAGATTAATGCATTTTTAAATGAACTAAAGATACATCTTGGTATAAGCGAGCTAAAAGAGCCTAGCTTTAGGGCAAACTACGTACTTCTTAGCTCAAACGATAAACCAGCTCTTGGACGCGATAACATATATAGTAACTTGATCTATAACCAAGCTTATGGACTAAATGAACTTAGCTTTGCTCCGTATTTTGCCGGTGTTTTGGCTAGTCTTATAAAAGATAGCAAAAATAACGAGGAAAATGATGAAATTTTACTCTTTAGCTCGTTTTACGAGGGCTAG
- a CDS encoding 16S rRNA (uracil(1498)-N(3))-methyltransferase, with amino-acid sequence MKFLYDKNAGNESLKIVNEAFLHLKARRMQAGERISVRNLRDFKEYIYEIDEIDRRSASLSLVFASLNGEQKFDFTIAWAIVDPKTIEKTLPFLNELGVGKIAFVYTKFSQANFKIDIERLNYINALSCEQCGRTSLMEFEVYKNLDELMSVYKNVSAINFGGKSLNEKKDDELLIIGPEGGFSEDETAKFKNSYCLNTKNILRSQTAVISVAAKFLA; translated from the coding sequence ATGAAATTTTTATATGATAAAAATGCAGGTAATGAAAGCTTAAAGATAGTAAATGAAGCCTTTTTGCACCTAAAAGCTAGAAGAATGCAAGCTGGTGAGCGAATAAGTGTTAGAAATTTACGAGATTTTAAAGAGTATATTTATGAAATTGATGAGATTGATAGGCGAAGTGCGAGCTTAAGTCTTGTCTTTGCCAGCTTAAATGGCGAGCAAAAATTCGACTTTACGATCGCTTGGGCTATCGTCGATCCAAAGACGATTGAAAAGACATTGCCATTTTTAAACGAACTTGGTGTTGGTAAAATAGCTTTTGTCTATACTAAATTTTCTCAGGCAAATTTTAAGATAGATATCGAGAGGCTAAACTACATAAATGCTCTCTCTTGCGAGCAGTGTGGGCGAACTTCACTAATGGAGTTTGAAGTTTATAAAAATTTGGACGAGCTAATGAGTGTTTATAAAAATGTCTCAGCTATAAATTTTGGTGGTAAAAGTTTAAATGAGAAAAAAGATGATGAGCTTTTAATAATCGGTCCAGAGGGTGGATTTAGCGAGGATGAGACGGCTAAATTTAAAAATAGCTACTGCCTAAATACTAAAAATATCTTAAGATCACAGACTGCGGTTATCTCAGTAGCGGCAAAATTCCTAGCTTAA
- a CDS encoding 6-pyruvoyl trahydropterin synthase family protein — protein sequence MIIRKLFRFENAHIVRFCSSKRCRTSIHGHSYVAEILLSSNFLDNAGMVYDFGLMKQNIKTIIDSFDHATTIFSGDNDEYKNDLKKHSARWIEIPLNPSAEQFCRIFFVLIERLLELSVMNNGEREVKLHSIIVHETDTGYAQCFKEDAVNAQMGEIRLDEIKFSDAIIEEWEDKNLFEKMKNRLKIEIPKDV from the coding sequence ATGATTATTAGAAAGCTTTTTAGATTTGAAAATGCACATATTGTGAGATTTTGTAGCTCAAAGCGTTGCAGGACTAGCATCCACGGACACAGCTATGTGGCTGAAATTTTACTTAGCTCAAATTTTCTTGATAACGCCGGCATGGTTTATGACTTTGGCTTAATGAAGCAAAATATAAAAACGATCATTGATAGTTTTGATCACGCTACGACAATATTTTCAGGCGATAATGATGAGTATAAAAATGATCTAAAAAAGCACTCGGCAAGATGGATCGAGATCCCGCTAAATCCAAGTGCAGAGCAGTTTTGTCGTATATTTTTTGTACTCATAGAAAGACTGCTTGAGCTTAGCGTGATGAACAACGGCGAGCGTGAAGTGAAGCTTCATAGCATTATCGTGCATGAGACTGATACGGGCTATGCGCAGTGCTTTAAAGAGGACGCCGTAAATGCACAAATGGGCGAGATAAGGCTAGATGAGATCAAATTTTCAGACGCTATCATAGAAGAGTGGGAAGATAAAAATTTATTCGAGAAAATGAAAAATAGGTTAAAAATAGAAATTCCAAAGGACGTTTGA
- the rpmE gene encoding 50S ribosomal protein L31 has translation MKKDIHPEYVDCTVTCACGNTFKTKSNKSEIRIDICDKCHPFFTGSEKIVDSAGRVEKFKKKYAQK, from the coding sequence ATGAAAAAAGATATCCATCCAGAATACGTAGATTGCACTGTAACTTGTGCTTGCGGAAACACTTTTAAAACAAAGTCAAACAAAAGCGAGATCAGGATTGACATTTGCGACAAGTGCCACCCATTTTTCACAGGCAGCGAAAAGATAGTTGATAGTGCTGGCCGTGTTGAGAAATTTAAGAAAAAATACGCTCAAAAATAA
- the moaA gene encoding GTP 3',8-cyclase MoaA, producing MLIDKYGRVVDYLRISVTQRCNFRCRYCMPTTPFSWTPRENLLTFEELFLFVKVAIDEGIKKIRITGGEPLVRKDLDVFIKMISDYNPEIDLALTTNGYMLSHFAKRLKDAGLKRINMSLDTLNEQKAKFIAQKSVLHEVLAGFEAAHDAGLKVKINTVALKGVNDDELINLLEFAKFRDSQIRFIEYMENSHAKDDLKGLSSDEILKIISQKYNVTKDGKLPNAPASIYRLDDGYKFGIIDPHKHDFCESCNRIRLSAEGLLIPCLYFEEALSIKKAVEKGDIVAASEILRQVLANKPKENKWAIGASNETSSRAFYQTGG from the coding sequence ATGCTAATCGATAAATATGGTCGGGTTGTTGATTATTTAAGGATTTCTGTAACTCAGCGTTGCAACTTTAGGTGTAGGTATTGCATGCCTACAACGCCATTTAGCTGGACGCCAAGAGAGAATTTATTAACCTTTGAAGAGCTATTTTTATTTGTAAAAGTGGCTATCGATGAAGGTATAAAAAAGATAAGAATCACTGGTGGTGAACCGCTTGTACGTAAGGATTTAGACGTTTTTATAAAGATGATAAGCGATTATAATCCAGAAATTGATCTAGCGCTTACTACAAATGGCTATATGCTTTCACACTTTGCCAAAAGGCTAAAAGACGCTGGACTAAAGCGCATAAATATGTCGCTTGATACACTAAATGAGCAAAAGGCTAAATTTATAGCACAAAAAAGCGTTTTACACGAAGTTCTAGCTGGCTTTGAAGCGGCTCATGATGCTGGATTAAAGGTAAAAATCAACACTGTCGCACTAAAAGGTGTAAATGATGATGAGCTTATAAATTTGCTTGAGTTTGCTAAATTTAGAGATTCTCAGATCAGATTTATTGAGTATATGGAAAATTCACACGCTAAAGATGATCTAAAAGGGCTAAGTAGCGATGAAATTTTAAAAATCATCTCACAAAAATATAATGTCACGAAAGATGGAAAACTACCAAATGCGCCTGCGTCTATTTATAGACTTGATGATGGTTATAAATTTGGTATCATTGATCCGCACAAGCACGACTTTTGCGAGAGTTGCAACCGCATCAGACTAAGTGCCGAGGGACTTTTGATACCTTGCCTTTACTTTGAAGAGGCTCTTAGCATCAAAAAAGCGGTTGAAAAAGGTGATATCGTAGCTGCAAGTGAAATTTTAAGGCAAGTACTAGCAAACAAACCAAAAGAGAACAAATGGGCAATAGGTGCTAGCAATGAAACCTCTTCGCGTGCCTTTTATCAAACTGGTGGTTGA